A region of Chlamydiales bacterium STE3 DNA encodes the following proteins:
- a CDS encoding Cysteine desulfurase IscS (Product derived from UniProtKB/Swiss-Prot:B8DZS1;Gene name derived from UniProtKB/Swiss-Prot:B8DZS1;EC number derived from UniProtKB/Swiss-Prot:B8DZS1): MKNKEKIYLDNNATTFLDPAVKEALTRLLEKPLGNPSSLHTFGQEARSLIEGYRRKVANYFAVRPHEIIFTSSGSESMNFLIKGYLEGLQSGHVITSNIEHSCVKKALVEHEKRGLQVTYLPTGLHGAIDPQKLKEAILPETRLIVLMAANNETGVKNDINQVADIARKASIPFVVDGVALLGKEPIAIPEGVVGMGFSGHKIHALPGVGVAFVKLRSKPKPLIYGNQEYGLRGGTENLTGIASFAQAIDLLDSDKMVSMAALRDRFENEIMERILDVRRNGLGPRISNTSNLSFAGVDGESFLIALDQEGIAASHGSACSAGALEPSPVLLNMGIPLGVVHSSIRFSLSRFTTEEEISRAVEVIERLVFKFRK; the protein is encoded by the coding sequence ATGAAAAACAAAGAGAAGATCTATCTTGATAATAACGCCACAACTTTTCTTGACCCAGCCGTAAAAGAAGCGCTTACCCGCCTTCTTGAAAAACCTCTTGGAAATCCTTCAAGTTTACACACATTTGGACAAGAAGCACGATCACTTATTGAAGGCTACCGCCGTAAGGTTGCAAATTACTTCGCTGTCCGTCCCCATGAAATTATTTTCACTTCAAGTGGTTCCGAATCGATGAATTTTCTGATTAAAGGCTATCTGGAGGGCCTTCAATCAGGACATGTGATTACTTCTAATATCGAACATTCTTGTGTGAAAAAAGCTTTAGTAGAGCATGAAAAAAGAGGGTTACAGGTTACTTATCTTCCAACAGGATTGCATGGCGCTATTGATCCTCAAAAGCTTAAGGAAGCCATTTTGCCTGAAACAAGACTTATTGTTTTAATGGCGGCAAATAACGAAACGGGAGTTAAAAATGACATTAATCAAGTGGCTGACATCGCAAGAAAAGCCTCTATTCCTTTTGTTGTAGACGGCGTGGCCCTTTTAGGAAAAGAGCCCATTGCTATTCCTGAAGGAGTAGTAGGGATGGGATTTAGTGGCCATAAAATCCATGCTCTTCCAGGGGTCGGGGTGGCTTTTGTGAAATTGCGATCCAAGCCCAAACCCCTTATCTACGGCAATCAAGAATATGGCTTAAGAGGAGGAACAGAGAATTTAACTGGTATTGCTTCCTTTGCTCAGGCAATCGATCTACTTGATAGCGATAAGATGGTATCAATGGCTGCACTAAGAGATCGATTTGAAAATGAAATCATGGAGCGCATTCTTGATGTTCGAAGAAATGGCCTTGGCCCTCGTATTAGTAATACAAGCAATTTATCTTTTGCAGGCGTTGATGGAGAAAGCTTTCTTATTGCACTTGATCAAGAAGGAATAGCCGCAAGCCACGGCTCCGCTTGCTCTGCTGGCGCTCTTGAGCCCTCTCCCGTTCTGTTAAACATGGGGATTCCTTTGGGCGTTGTGCATTCCTCGATTCGGTTTTCTTTGAGTCGATTCACAACCGAAGAGGAGATAAGTAGAGCCGTCGAGGTAATCGAAAGGCTGGTTTTCAAATTCCGTAAATAA
- a CDS encoding Uncharacterized protein (Product derived from UniProtKB/Trembl:F8KY33): MELAFFWLFFNFSTVVLLAFFSMEEMACVSFNKMRLQFLVKQGSKRAEWLSYLLHNPSRLFGTTLIAVNVATIVGSECSRQFHQAIHLSPDWAPLSQIIIVIIFGELAPMFAARRYPEHVALLGAPVLYITSKILAPFVWILGIISKFANFLVGGQEPHPELFLTQDELQKVIEEHDEDKSSSSKNEELNVITTNIFRFKDKAAKHIMTSLEAQPLISSHLTIEKMRLLPKNPLPYFLVYHKDVANIIGIAFVRELIRVPGNRKVKDFCKPPWYVTEQTPLFQIIKQFRRNSEHVAIVLGTSGKAKGFLNFEDVVEVIFGKVRPIKKKETTPLTLVDRTVPGKMTLADFQAEFGVTLPGEAEDTISDLLLSLLEHAPEGGETVLISPFEFTIKEATLIGIKTVSVKTKMA, encoded by the coding sequence ATGGAATTGGCATTTTTTTGGTTATTTTTTAATTTTTCTACAGTCGTTCTCCTGGCTTTCTTTTCTATGGAGGAGATGGCCTGCGTCTCATTTAATAAGATGAGGCTTCAATTTCTAGTGAAACAAGGAAGCAAGAGGGCGGAATGGCTAAGCTATCTATTGCACAATCCTTCTCGTCTCTTTGGAACGACGCTCATCGCAGTCAATGTGGCCACAATCGTTGGATCCGAATGCTCCAGACAATTCCATCAAGCTATCCATTTGAGTCCCGATTGGGCACCTTTAAGTCAAATTATCATCGTGATTATTTTTGGTGAGCTAGCGCCAATGTTTGCCGCAAGAAGATACCCAGAGCATGTTGCTTTGCTAGGGGCTCCAGTTCTTTATATTACCTCTAAAATTCTTGCACCCTTTGTCTGGATTTTAGGCATCATTTCTAAATTTGCCAATTTTTTAGTTGGAGGGCAAGAGCCGCATCCAGAACTTTTCCTCACTCAGGATGAGCTTCAGAAAGTTATTGAAGAGCATGACGAAGACAAAAGCAGTTCCAGCAAAAATGAAGAATTAAATGTCATCACGACAAATATTTTCCGTTTTAAAGATAAAGCCGCCAAGCACATCATGACTTCCCTAGAAGCGCAGCCTCTTATTTCTTCTCATCTTACTATTGAAAAAATGCGCTTACTTCCTAAAAATCCTCTCCCCTATTTCCTCGTCTACCATAAAGATGTTGCTAACATTATTGGTATTGCTTTCGTCAGAGAACTGATTAGAGTTCCAGGAAATAGGAAAGTAAAGGATTTTTGCAAGCCTCCCTGGTATGTTACGGAGCAAACCCCACTATTTCAAATCATTAAGCAATTTAGAAGAAATAGCGAACATGTCGCTATTGTATTAGGTACTTCTGGTAAAGCTAAGGGGTTTTTAAATTTTGAAGATGTTGTTGAGGTGATATTTGGAAAAGTACGCCCTATCAAAAAAAAGGAAACCACGCCTCTCACCCTTGTTGACAGGACTGTTCCGGGAAAGATGACCTTAGCGGATTTTCAGGCAGAATTTGGGGTGACATTGCCAGGAGAAGCAGAAGACACTATCTCCGATTTATTGCTTTCCTTGTTGGAACATGCACCAGAAGGAGGAGAAACAGTCCTAATTTCTCCCTTTGAATTCACAATTAAAGAGGCCACTCTTATTGGAATAAAAACGGTTTCTGTAAAAACAAAAATGGCTTAA